One genomic window of Malaciobacter molluscorum LMG 25693 includes the following:
- a CDS encoding TIGR01777 family oxidoreductase → MKTIAITGASGFVGTSLRDFFGNLGYKILPIKREVLDNKKELENIVSSSDIIINLAGANIINRWSDEYKKLLYSSRIDTTKKIVNAINSVENKPNILISTSAVGIYDNKHRYDEKGDFSNDFLSNLCQTWEDEAKKANTKVSIFRFGIILGKNGGALAKMMLPFKLGLGGIIGSGKQSFSYIHIDDLLNAYKFVIENCIEDTFNLTAPEPTTNYGLTKALGKALNRPTIFPVPEFALKLIFSEGAKVLTDGQEAIPKKLLDLGFKFKYNNIQETVNSLV, encoded by the coding sequence ATGAAAACTATAGCAATAACTGGTGCAAGTGGCTTTGTAGGCACTTCTTTAAGAGATTTTTTTGGAAATCTAGGTTATAAAATTCTTCCAATAAAAAGAGAGGTTCTAGATAATAAAAAAGAACTAGAAAATATAGTTTCATCTAGTGATATTATAATTAATCTTGCAGGAGCAAATATAATAAATAGATGGTCAGATGAGTACAAAAAGCTTCTTTATTCAAGTAGAATAGATACTACAAAAAAGATAGTTAATGCAATTAATAGTGTAGAAAATAAACCAAATATTCTTATTTCAACTTCGGCTGTTGGGATTTATGATAATAAACATAGATATGATGAAAAAGGAGATTTTTCAAATGACTTTTTATCAAATCTATGTCAAACATGGGAAGATGAAGCAAAAAAAGCAAATACTAAAGTATCAATTTTTAGATTTGGAATTATACTAGGAAAAAATGGAGGAGCATTAGCAAAAATGATGTTGCCTTTTAAATTAGGTCTTGGTGGAATAATTGGAAGCGGAAAACAATCATTTTCTTATATTCATATAGATGATTTATTAAATGCTTACAAGTTTGTTATAGAAAATTGTATTGAAGATACATTTAATCTAACAGCACCAGAACCTACAACAAATTATGGACTTACTAAAGCTTTAGGAAAAGCATTAAATAGACCAACAATCTTTCCTGTTCCAGAATTTGCATTAAAATTAATATTTAGTGAAGGTGCAAAAGTATTAACAGATGGACAAGAAGCAATACCGAAAAAACTTTTAGATTTAGGTTTTAAATTTAAATATAATAATATACAAGAAACAGTAAATAGTTTAGTTTAA
- the hisH gene encoding imidazole glycerol phosphate synthase subunit HisH produces MIGIIDYNMGNLASVYNACSLLDTKASFVKEPEKLKEFDRIILPGVGAFADAMEHLNKTGMKEAILEYSKSGKPMIGICLGMQLLFDSSEEFGKTQGLGLIKGDIIKFDKSKMKEDFKIPHMGWNTIKNKEHELFDGLEDPYLYFVHSYHAVTKEENIIGKTTYGYEFASAVNKDNIYGFQPHPEKSHDNGLRILQNFMKIK; encoded by the coding sequence ATGATAGGAATTATTGATTATAATATGGGGAATTTGGCAAGTGTTTATAATGCTTGTAGTCTTTTAGATACAAAAGCATCTTTTGTTAAAGAGCCTGAAAAATTAAAAGAGTTTGATAGAATAATCTTACCAGGAGTTGGAGCTTTTGCAGATGCTATGGAACACTTAAATAAAACAGGAATGAAAGAAGCTATTTTAGAATATTCAAAAAGTGGTAAACCAATGATTGGAATATGTCTTGGAATGCAGCTTTTATTTGATAGTTCTGAAGAGTTTGGCAAAACTCAAGGTTTAGGACTAATAAAAGGTGATATTATAAAATTTGATAAATCTAAGATGAAAGAAGATTTCAAAATTCCTCATATGGGTTGGAATACAATAAAAAATAAAGAGCATGAACTCTTTGATGGATTGGAAGATCCATATTTATATTTTGTTCACTCATATCATGCAGTTACAAAAGAAGAAAATATCATAGGAAAAACGACTTATGGCTATGAGTTTGCAAGTGCAGTGAACAAAGATAATATTTATGGTTTCCAACCACACCCTGAGAAATCACATGATAATGGATTAAGAATTCTTCAAAACTTTATGAAAATAAAATAA
- the ypmT gene encoding protein YpmT yields the protein MCLVIALIFLALAYTFYTDSNMLGVYINIAIAFLFIILMIRNIIKTRAKRT from the coding sequence ATGTGTTTAGTAATAGCTTTAATATTTTTAGCTTTAGCATACACTTTCTATACTGATTCAAATATGTTAGGCGTTTATATTAATATAGCTATTGCTTTTTTATTTATTATTCTTATGATAAGAAATATCATAAAAACAAGGGCAAAAAGAACTTGA
- the hisA gene encoding 1-(5-phosphoribosyl)-5-[(5-phosphoribosylamino)methylideneamino]imidazole-4-carboxamide isomerase, producing the protein MDILPAIDLKDGKAVRLSKGLMESAKIYSDEPWQVAKKFEELGSKWLHIVDLNGAFKGSPANLEQIKKIRENCNLKIELGGGIRDEETIKMYIKLGVDRLILGSIAVKDPQFVKNMASRYPIAVGIDAKDGMVAVEGWAEVSNMKATELAKEFANAGVEAIICTDISKDGMLCGVNVEFTQSIALASKVDTIASGGVKDISDIVNCKNNGNVSGVIVGKAFYEGTIDLEEAFKVL; encoded by the coding sequence ATGGATATATTACCAGCGATTGATTTAAAAGATGGAAAAGCAGTAAGACTTAGTAAAGGTTTAATGGAAAGTGCAAAGATTTATTCAGATGAACCATGGCAAGTTGCAAAAAAGTTTGAAGAGTTAGGAAGTAAATGGCTTCATATTGTTGATTTAAATGGTGCATTTAAAGGTAGCCCTGCAAATTTGGAACAAATTAAGAAAATTAGAGAAAATTGTAATCTTAAAATTGAACTTGGCGGTGGAATTAGAGATGAAGAGACTATCAAAATGTACATAAAACTTGGGGTCGATAGATTAATTTTAGGTTCAATTGCTGTAAAAGATCCACAGTTTGTAAAAAATATGGCTTCACGTTATCCAATAGCTGTTGGAATTGATGCAAAAGATGGGATGGTTGCAGTTGAAGGTTGGGCAGAAGTGTCAAATATGAAAGCAACAGAACTTGCAAAAGAGTTTGCAAATGCAGGTGTTGAAGCAATTATTTGTACAGATATTTCAAAAGATGGAATGCTTTGTGGTGTAAATGTAGAGTTTACTCAAAGTATTGCTCTTGCAAGTAAAGTTGATACTATTGCAAGTGGTGGAGTAAAAGATATTAGTGATATTGTTAATTGCAAGAATAATGGAAATGTATCAGGTGTAATTGTAGGTAAAGCTTTTTATGAAGGTACTATTGATTTAGAAGAAGCTTTTAAAGTTTTATAA
- a CDS encoding MutS-related protein, whose protein sequence is MREEVQELLNEKKTLLTKIYFKLQKMFEEKYGKNTIILMEIGTFFEVYEVNNEIEQIGKAKEIAELLNIQLTRKNKSILENSQENPIMAGVPAISFDKHLARIINEQKYTVVVIRQKGLPPKVSRYLDTVISPGTNFDFVVDQDENNITSLVVDQVKGIYLVGYSAIDVTTGKCYYNEVHGTSEDKFYALDETFNYMNMHKTNEIVVTFADKNINQKEILDYLELSLKTFHIGSFRPKITYQNELFKNVFNIESLLTSIEHLDMERVPLSTEALAILIDFVIGHDSNIIQKLSFPIKLDISKYIYLGNNALEQLNIIETSHNPSLIKLINNTSTAMGKRLLKERLTHPVKDKKEIIRRFNLSEKLYDYHTPIENELANIYDIERLTRRIKLNRLHPFELNYLYDSLLSIKEVVKFMENYKFFTPPCSSSELQLFIDSIDSTFDLNVSGKFMLKDVDSNMVCEGINVQIDELTNKNLELYSKLDLLKEHILSYLKSDDKNQVTINRLDKEGFYLSLTKNRFNLVKDELLNSHIIIDDELLLFKDFKIKVQTTNVKISCSLTETTSDKYVHNLRKIVELNKLVFKEKLVEFEKKFAQLLEELVQFIAEVDLTVSNIKTAKKYNYSCPKIVNTKDNENFLELIDLRHPIIEANEEQGVYVPNDVIMGQLNYASKEYKNNVIVKNSNPLNITDNKMNGVLLYGINSSGKSSLMKSIGIAVILAQAGFYVPCKSMRFSIFDAVYTRISGADNIAKGLSSFAVEMLELKNIFNRATKKSLILGDEISHSTETMSGLSIVASAILKLAKLEAIFVFATHLHQLPEIKEIEQLRNIISLHLSVMYEDKEDKLIFDRKLAYGSGSSMYGLEYAKSLHMDREFLSVANDIRKRITDDYDKIERLTQRKTSKYNKDVFASTCIICGKPCDDIHHIKEQAKADEEGFIGHMNANHKYNLVPLCKNHHKLVHEGKININGFVTTSKGLELHYTMIEG, encoded by the coding sequence TTGAGAGAAGAAGTTCAAGAGTTATTAAATGAGAAAAAAACACTATTAACAAAAATATATTTCAAACTTCAAAAAATGTTTGAAGAAAAGTATGGTAAAAATACCATAATTCTTATGGAAATAGGAACATTTTTTGAAGTTTATGAAGTAAATAATGAAATAGAGCAAATTGGAAAAGCAAAAGAGATTGCAGAATTATTAAATATTCAATTGACAAGAAAAAACAAATCAATTTTAGAAAATTCACAAGAAAATCCAATTATGGCAGGAGTTCCTGCAATTTCTTTTGATAAGCATTTAGCAAGAATAATAAATGAACAAAAATATACAGTTGTTGTAATAAGACAAAAAGGTCTTCCTCCCAAAGTATCAAGATATTTAGATACAGTAATAAGTCCAGGAACAAATTTTGATTTTGTAGTTGATCAAGATGAGAATAATATAACTTCTTTAGTTGTTGATCAAGTAAAAGGAATATATTTAGTTGGTTATAGTGCAATTGATGTAACAACTGGAAAATGTTATTATAATGAAGTTCATGGAACAAGTGAAGACAAATTTTATGCGCTTGATGAGACATTTAATTATATGAATATGCACAAAACCAATGAAATAGTAGTTACTTTTGCAGATAAAAATATAAACCAAAAAGAGATTCTTGATTATCTAGAACTTAGTTTAAAGACATTTCATATAGGCTCTTTTAGACCAAAAATAACTTATCAAAACGAACTTTTTAAAAATGTATTTAATATTGAATCACTTCTAACTTCAATAGAACATCTTGATATGGAAAGAGTACCTTTAAGTACAGAAGCATTAGCAATTTTGATTGATTTTGTGATTGGTCATGATTCAAATATCATCCAAAAATTATCTTTTCCTATAAAATTAGATATTTCAAAATATATATATTTAGGAAATAATGCACTTGAACAATTAAATATAATAGAAACTTCTCATAATCCAAGTCTGATAAAACTTATAAATAATACTTCAACTGCAATGGGTAAAAGACTTTTAAAAGAGAGACTTACTCATCCTGTAAAAGATAAAAAAGAGATAATAAGAAGATTTAATCTATCTGAAAAACTTTATGATTATCATACCCCAATTGAGAATGAATTAGCAAATATTTATGATATTGAAAGATTAACAAGAAGAATAAAATTAAATAGATTACATCCTTTTGAATTAAACTATTTATATGATTCTTTACTTAGCATAAAAGAGGTTGTTAAATTTATGGAAAACTATAAATTTTTTACTCCTCCTTGTAGTTCTTCTGAGTTACAGCTTTTTATTGATTCTATTGATTCTACATTTGATTTAAATGTCTCTGGTAAATTTATGTTAAAAGATGTTGATTCAAATATGGTTTGTGAAGGAATAAATGTTCAAATAGATGAACTTACAAACAAGAATTTAGAACTTTATTCTAAACTTGATTTATTAAAAGAGCATATTTTATCATATTTAAAAAGTGATGATAAAAATCAAGTTACTATAAATAGACTTGATAAAGAAGGATTTTATCTATCTTTGACAAAAAATAGATTTAATTTAGTAAAAGATGAATTATTAAATTCTCATATAATAATTGATGATGAGTTACTTTTATTTAAAGATTTTAAAATAAAAGTTCAAACTACAAATGTAAAAATTTCTTGTAGTTTAACAGAAACAACTTCAGATAAATACGTACATAATTTAAGAAAAATTGTTGAACTAAATAAGTTAGTATTTAAAGAAAAACTAGTTGAATTTGAGAAAAAATTTGCTCAATTATTAGAAGAATTAGTTCAGTTTATTGCAGAAGTTGATTTAACAGTTTCAAATATCAAAACAGCAAAGAAATATAACTACTCTTGTCCTAAAATTGTAAATACTAAAGATAATGAAAACTTTTTAGAATTGATTGATTTAAGACATCCTATTATTGAAGCAAATGAAGAGCAGGGTGTTTATGTTCCAAATGATGTAATTATGGGGCAATTAAATTATGCTTCAAAAGAGTATAAAAATAATGTAATAGTTAAAAACTCAAATCCATTAAATATTACAGATAATAAAATGAATGGAGTTTTATTATATGGTATTAACTCTTCAGGAAAATCATCTTTAATGAAATCAATTGGAATTGCAGTTATATTAGCTCAAGCTGGATTTTATGTACCATGCAAATCTATGAGATTTTCAATATTTGATGCAGTATATACAAGAATAAGTGGTGCTGATAATATTGCAAAAGGATTGTCTTCTTTTGCTGTTGAAATGCTTGAATTAAAAAATATTTTTAATAGAGCAACAAAAAAATCATTGATTTTAGGTGATGAAATATCGCATAGTACAGAAACTATGAGTGGATTAAGTATTGTTGCAAGTGCTATTTTAAAATTGGCAAAACTTGAAGCAATATTTGTATTTGCTACACATTTACATCAATTACCTGAAATAAAAGAGATAGAACAATTAAGAAATATTATATCTTTACATCTATCTGTGATGTATGAAGATAAAGAAGATAAACTAATCTTTGATAGAAAACTAGCTTATGGAAGTGGCTCTTCTATGTATGGATTAGAGTATGCAAAATCTTTACATATGGATAGAGAATTTTTAAGTGTTGCAAATGATATAAGAAAAAGAATAACAGACGATTATGACAAAATAGAGAGATTAACTCAACGAAAAACTTCAAAATATAATAAAGATGTATTTGCAAGCACTTGTATAATTTGTGGTAAACCTTGTGATGATATTCATCATATAAAAGAACAAGCAAAAGCTGATGAAGAAGGCTTTATTGGTCATATGAATGCAAACCATAAATATAATCTAGTTCCATTATGTAAAAATCATCATAAATTAGTACATGAAGGTAAAATAAATATAAATGGATTTGTAACTACAAGTAAAGGTTTAGAACTTCACTATACAATGATAGAAGGGTAG
- a CDS encoding ComF family protein: protein MRCISCEKLSFYIICKNCQEKYLKPSFHKREIEENFYNYSFYALSDIEDLINSKYYFYGDKVFNILAKLSFKKFAQNFMFDEKILAIALDDHTRHDFSHTAILTKHLKSEYIETKSNILKAQSKIKYAGKDLNFRKNNPRNFKLANIHNKTTILCDDLITTGATILEGKKVLKNKNNRVLFSLTLADAKI, encoded by the coding sequence ATGCGTTGTATATCTTGTGAAAAATTATCTTTTTATATAATATGTAAAAACTGCCAAGAAAAGTATTTAAAACCATCTTTTCATAAAAGAGAAATTGAAGAAAATTTTTATAATTACTCTTTTTATGCACTAAGTGACATTGAAGACTTAATAAATTCAAAATATTACTTTTATGGAGACAAAGTTTTCAATATTCTTGCAAAGCTTTCTTTTAAAAAGTTTGCACAAAATTTCATGTTTGATGAAAAAATACTTGCAATTGCTCTTGATGATCATACAAGACATGATTTTTCACATACTGCAATACTAACAAAACATCTAAAATCAGAATATATAGAAACTAAATCCAATATATTAAAAGCACAATCTAAAATAAAATATGCAGGAAAAGATTTAAATTTTAGAAAAAATAATCCTAGAAATTTTAAACTAGCAAATATACATAATAAAACAACAATTTTATGTGATGATTTAATAACAACAGGTGCTACAATATTAGAAGGTAAAAAAGTTTTAAAGAATAAAAATAATCGGGTTCTTTTTTCTTTAACCCTAGCTGATGCTAAAATTTAG
- a CDS encoding MFS transporter, which yields MKKKIDNLYSKISNEEDARVCKAIDESACKVVPGNFFLTIISYFFNKLADSVANTKVVLPWIMHTLNVPVFLIGFLVPIRESGSLLPQLFIAAYVRKMPIRKYIWSLGAFLQAVSMFGIGIVAYTMQGLRAGYTIIALMVLFSLARGLSSVASKDVVGKTIPKTRRGMLNGYSASLAGLLVIFLGIYFLINGKKPFSAENFGVLLTIAGFFWIIASAVYAQIKEFPGETDGGGNAAIVAFKKLSILITDKPFRLFVITRAMFLCSVLSAPFYVVIAQQHSDSDTYLLGLFILSSGLASLLSAPIWGNFSDISSKKVMIIGSTITVILGFIVFFISVYEKSLLSSIYFMPTLYFLLSIGYQGIRIGRKTYLVDLAEGNKRTDYVAVSNTLIGIILLFSGFIGTLNSIIGLNGIILFLSVIGLIGVILALNLKEIEEE from the coding sequence TTGAAAAAAAAGATTGATAACTTATATTCAAAAATCTCAAATGAAGAAGATGCAAGAGTTTGTAAAGCAATTGATGAAAGTGCATGCAAAGTAGTTCCTGGAAATTTTTTTCTTACAATTATTAGTTATTTTTTCAATAAATTGGCAGATTCAGTTGCAAATACAAAAGTTGTATTACCATGGATTATGCATACACTAAATGTACCTGTTTTTTTAATTGGTTTTTTAGTACCAATTAGAGAATCAGGATCATTATTACCTCAACTTTTTATAGCAGCATATGTAAGAAAAATGCCTATAAGAAAATATATATGGTCATTAGGAGCATTTTTACAAGCAGTTAGTATGTTTGGTATTGGGATTGTTGCTTATACTATGCAAGGATTAAGGGCTGGATATACAATAATTGCTTTAATGGTTCTATTTAGTCTTGCAAGAGGATTAAGCTCAGTTGCATCTAAAGATGTAGTAGGTAAAACTATTCCTAAAACTAGAAGAGGTATGTTAAATGGATATTCTGCAAGTCTTGCTGGTCTTTTAGTTATATTTCTTGGTATATATTTTCTTATAAATGGTAAAAAACCTTTTAGTGCAGAAAACTTTGGTGTATTACTTACAATTGCTGGATTCTTTTGGATTATAGCTTCTGCTGTTTATGCTCAAATAAAAGAGTTTCCAGGAGAAACTGATGGTGGAGGAAATGCTGCTATTGTTGCATTTAAAAAACTTAGTATTTTAATAACAGACAAACCTTTTAGATTATTTGTAATAACAAGAGCAATGTTTTTATGCTCAGTTTTAAGTGCACCATTTTATGTAGTAATCGCACAACAACACTCTGATTCAGATACTTATCTTTTAGGATTATTTATACTTTCTAGTGGATTGGCTAGCCTATTATCTGCTCCAATTTGGGGTAATTTTTCTGATATTTCAAGTAAAAAAGTTATGATTATTGGCTCTACTATTACAGTTATTTTAGGCTTTATTGTATTTTTTATAAGTGTATATGAAAAATCACTTCTTTCATCTATTTATTTTATGCCTACTTTATACTTTCTATTAAGTATTGGGTATCAAGGAATAAGAATAGGAAGAAAGACATATTTAGTTGATTTAGCTGAAGGAAATAAAAGAACTGATTATGTAGCTGTAAGTAATACACTAATTGGAATTATCTTACTTTTTAGTGGTTTTATAGGAACACTAAATAGTATTATTGGACTAAATGGAATCATCTTATTTTTATCAGTTATTGGACTTATTGGAGTTATATTAGCTTTAAATTTAAAAGAGATAGAAGAAGAGTAA